The Snodgrassella alvi wkB2 genome window below encodes:
- a CDS encoding LpxL/LpxP family acyltransferase: MANSIRHWANQQERGSSFALLLTRYLVKYCPVLLLSPIVCIVVAYFYLTASSARRNVACYQHLLAKSHTELSRILSIKGSVFWQFYAFAQAIVDRFAVWQGRIRYEDLIIHDPDNLTQYIDQPVAGTTGQIFVCSHLGNTEICRALVKKHKSLILNVLIHSSHAVKFNKALKDAGASRIRLIQVTSLDTKVMMELNERVQRGEWLAIAADRVPVRGEKIVAIPFLGQTANWPQGPWLLAGLLKVPVNTLFCFKQQGKYHLHIQRFAANVNWKRQKREHCIKQYVQQYAQLLGTYCCKAPRQWFNFFDFWNQDDRAI, encoded by the coding sequence ATGGCTAATTCAATTCGCCACTGGGCTAATCAACAGGAACGGGGAAGTAGCTTTGCCTTGCTTCTGACCCGTTATCTGGTTAAATATTGTCCTGTACTGCTTTTGTCACCGATAGTTTGTATAGTAGTGGCATATTTTTATCTGACCGCGTCATCGGCACGTCGAAATGTTGCCTGTTATCAGCATTTATTAGCAAAAAGCCATACAGAGCTGTCCCGGATTCTGTCCATAAAAGGATCTGTATTCTGGCAGTTTTATGCTTTTGCTCAGGCTATAGTCGACCGCTTCGCGGTCTGGCAGGGGCGCATCAGATATGAAGATCTGATTATTCATGATCCGGATAATCTTACTCAGTATATTGATCAGCCTGTTGCAGGTACTACGGGACAGATATTTGTCTGTTCACATTTGGGTAATACAGAAATTTGCCGTGCATTAGTCAAAAAGCATAAAAGTCTTATACTGAATGTGCTGATTCATAGCAGCCATGCAGTGAAATTTAATAAGGCTTTAAAAGACGCCGGTGCTTCACGGATTCGTTTAATTCAGGTGACATCTCTGGATACAAAGGTAATGATGGAGCTGAATGAAAGAGTGCAGCGTGGTGAGTGGCTGGCTATTGCTGCTGACCGTGTACCGGTAAGAGGAGAGAAAATTGTAGCCATCCCATTTCTTGGGCAGACAGCAAACTGGCCACAGGGACCATGGTTATTAGCCGGATTATTAAAAGTACCAGTCAATACCTTGTTCTGTTTTAAACAGCAGGGTAAGTATCATTTACATATTCAGCGTTTTGCAGCAAATGTGAACTGGAAACGGCAAAAAAGAGAGCATTGTATTAAACAATATGTTCAGCAATATGCTCAATTGTTAGGTACTTATTGCTGTAAAGCACCAAGACAATGGTTTAATTTTTTTGATTTTTGGAATCAGGATGACAGGGCAATATAA
- a CDS encoding acyl-CoA thioesterase — MTGQYKQLRHSVIIEVPFFDVDSMDIVWHGHYVKYLEVARCAFLSAIGYDYNVMKANGYGWPIVQLNLKYVRPAVFGQKIRVEVVLKEYESCLKFDYVISDIISGKKLTKASSMQVAVCMRTRETQFQTPESWLQAVRSAMQNGLKGED, encoded by the coding sequence ATGACAGGGCAATATAAGCAGTTACGGCACAGTGTGATTATTGAAGTACCTTTCTTTGATGTCGACTCAATGGATATTGTCTGGCACGGACATTATGTCAAATATCTGGAAGTAGCACGCTGTGCTTTTTTAAGTGCTATAGGCTATGATTACAATGTCATGAAAGCCAACGGTTATGGCTGGCCGATTGTGCAACTTAATCTCAAGTATGTACGACCGGCTGTTTTCGGACAGAAAATCCGCGTTGAAGTTGTATTAAAAGAATATGAAAGCTGTTTGAAGTTTGATTATGTCATTAGTGACATAATCAGCGGCAAAAAGCTTACCAAGGCATCAAGTATGCAGGTTGCTGTGTGTATGCGGACACGAGAAACTCAGTTTCAGACGCCGGAAAGCTGGTTACAGGCAGTGCGGAGTGCCATGCAAAATGGTTTGAAAGGGGAAGATTAA
- a CDS encoding LolA family protein — translation MLRKILFICWCCLFSGLLWAFDLTELQNQLQRPQNIKGDFTQQRFLRGTNKPIIAQGQFVLVPKAGLLWQMKKPFADTMRVRKSGIDQLNANNKWIASKQSASAQKNQVKLFLDLLAGQTNSIQSQFTMQLQGTAQNWKLQLQPKSVLMKQIFTRIDIQGDESVKKIILSEVQGDRTEITFSALKINTALNRFEQNAVLP, via the coding sequence ATGTTGAGAAAAATTTTATTTATTTGCTGGTGTTGCCTGTTTAGTGGATTGTTATGGGCTTTTGATTTAACTGAGTTACAAAATCAATTGCAACGGCCGCAAAATATAAAAGGTGATTTCACGCAGCAGCGTTTTTTGCGTGGTACCAATAAACCCATTATTGCACAGGGACAGTTTGTACTGGTACCAAAAGCCGGCTTATTATGGCAGATGAAAAAACCTTTTGCAGATACCATGAGGGTGCGTAAATCAGGTATTGATCAGCTAAACGCCAATAATAAATGGATTGCCAGCAAACAATCAGCCAGTGCGCAAAAAAATCAGGTAAAGCTTTTTCTGGATCTGCTTGCCGGGCAAACCAATAGCATACAAAGCCAGTTTACTATGCAGTTGCAAGGTACTGCTCAAAACTGGAAATTACAATTACAGCCGAAAAGTGTATTGATGAAACAAATTTTCACCAGAATTGATATTCAGGGTGATGAGTCGGTGAAAAAAATTATACTGTCTGAAGTACAGGGCGATCGTACGGAAATTACATTTTCCGCTTTGAAAATTAATACAGCCCTGAACAGGTTTGAGCAAAATGCCGTTTTACCGTAA
- a CDS encoding MMPL family transporter — MPFYRKRVWAGLYLLLIFFVAGALFYSFLQQNRLDTDLTSLLPDDGQNTQAQQMAKMRMNQRMNRDIVVLVGSKSPDKAVEAAQMIQQKWQDSHIFQSVTGKLEPDVAALQASMQRLSLAVVSEQSWRNIINQPEEAFARQAQTLVNPFAERSILPVDQDWLGLGNIIMHQASQDGPVYYNFQTGWLNIDDGDTTWVLLRARLPEKAGLINVPDGLLKVIHDTQASQDVQVLMAGGAIFAAENKATGEKESQYMSILGMGLTFLLLLLLFRSLRILYLLLPLAVGILFGLAATVMLFGHIHILTLVVGTSLMGVLLDFPLHWLASGVIQQQWNRWQALHIAAKAFLLSLIITLLGYAALLITPLPILQQTAIFSAAALISAFLFSLLCLPAFFSTTQAYIYPQALSAMLSFGKFIVRKRQIMVQKKWPVLLILLLMGGGLLRLNTQDDIRQWANLSPQWMAQAQKIGLLTQTMPSGQYFVLQADNDDELLLKSRTLGKSLQDLVIQKQLSGFQSLDQWVMPFSIQKQRQQDVSRLLSNTDNWRDLVNLGIDEHSIRDYLTGLQKLPLQTISQSLDNELGTAWQDLYLGKMSNGKVAAIVSLSGVSQVTALQKLADKNNGIYFVNNLQALNQLFTHTRNQAIVLKIASYLVAIVLLAYAFGWRKGLLMLAVPVLSSLACLAVFAYAGWPLSLFAIFGLFLVTAIGMDYAIYVSVKQMAVAERLAGVLLAATTTMISFAILGFSATPAIASFGRSVALGVFFSLILALALLPGADNRGRCNESV; from the coding sequence ATGCCGTTTTACCGTAAACGCGTCTGGGCTGGTCTTTATTTACTGCTGATATTTTTTGTGGCGGGAGCGTTATTTTATAGCTTTCTGCAACAGAATCGTCTGGATACTGATTTAACCAGCCTGTTGCCTGATGACGGGCAGAATACACAGGCACAGCAAATGGCTAAAATGCGCATGAATCAGCGCATGAACCGTGATATTGTGGTTTTAGTGGGCAGTAAATCGCCTGACAAGGCGGTTGAAGCGGCACAGATGATTCAGCAAAAATGGCAGGATAGTCATATATTCCAGTCTGTTACAGGTAAACTTGAGCCAGATGTTGCCGCTTTGCAGGCCAGTATGCAACGACTGAGCCTGGCTGTTGTTTCAGAACAAAGCTGGCGCAATATTATCAATCAACCTGAAGAAGCTTTTGCCAGACAGGCGCAAACACTTGTTAATCCGTTTGCTGAGCGTAGCATATTGCCTGTTGACCAGGACTGGCTCGGATTGGGTAACATCATTATGCATCAGGCCAGTCAGGACGGACCTGTTTATTATAATTTTCAGACAGGCTGGCTGAATATAGATGATGGTGATACTACATGGGTTTTATTACGGGCGCGTTTACCGGAAAAAGCCGGACTGATTAATGTACCAGATGGTCTTCTTAAAGTAATTCATGATACTCAGGCATCTCAGGATGTGCAGGTACTGATGGCTGGTGGTGCTATTTTTGCCGCAGAAAATAAAGCCACCGGAGAGAAGGAAAGCCAGTATATGAGTATACTGGGTATGGGTTTAACTTTTCTGCTGCTGTTGTTGCTTTTCCGCAGTCTGCGTATTTTATATTTGTTGCTTCCTCTGGCAGTAGGTATCTTATTTGGTCTGGCAGCTACCGTAATGCTCTTCGGACATATCCATATTCTCACTCTGGTAGTGGGAACCAGTCTGATGGGTGTATTGCTGGATTTTCCTTTGCACTGGCTGGCCAGTGGCGTGATTCAGCAGCAATGGAATCGCTGGCAGGCTTTACATATTGCAGCTAAAGCCTTTTTATTAAGTTTGATTATTACTTTACTGGGTTATGCGGCTTTACTGATTACACCTTTGCCGATATTGCAGCAGACGGCGATATTTTCTGCTGCTGCGCTGATTAGTGCATTTTTATTCAGCTTACTTTGCTTACCTGCATTTTTTTCTACTACTCAGGCATATATCTATCCTCAGGCTTTGAGTGCCATGTTGTCTTTCGGTAAATTTATTGTCCGCAAGAGGCAGATTATGGTACAGAAAAAATGGCCGGTATTACTGATTCTGCTGCTTATGGGCGGAGGCTTATTAAGGCTGAACACTCAGGATGATATCCGCCAGTGGGCTAATCTGTCACCACAATGGATGGCACAGGCACAAAAAATCGGTTTACTTACTCAGACGATGCCGTCCGGACAGTATTTTGTATTACAGGCAGATAATGATGATGAATTGTTACTGAAAAGTCGTACTCTGGGCAAATCATTACAGGATTTAGTTATACAAAAACAATTATCCGGTTTTCAGTCTCTTGATCAGTGGGTTATGCCGTTTAGCATCCAAAAGCAGCGCCAGCAGGATGTAAGTCGTCTGTTAAGCAATACAGATAACTGGCGTGATTTAGTTAATTTGGGCATAGATGAACACAGTATCCGGGATTATCTGACTGGTTTACAAAAACTACCTTTGCAAACAATTTCTCAAAGTCTTGATAATGAACTGGGAACCGCATGGCAGGATTTGTATCTGGGCAAAATGAGTAACGGAAAAGTTGCGGCTATTGTCAGTTTGTCAGGAGTAAGTCAGGTTACTGCTTTACAGAAGCTGGCCGACAAAAATAACGGTATTTATTTTGTCAATAATTTACAGGCATTAAATCAGTTATTTACACATACGCGAAATCAGGCAATTGTATTGAAGATAGCTTCTTATCTGGTAGCCATCGTATTGCTGGCTTATGCTTTTGGCTGGCGTAAAGGACTTTTAATGCTGGCTGTACCTGTTCTGTCTTCATTAGCCTGTCTGGCTGTATTTGCTTATGCAGGCTGGCCATTGTCTTTATTTGCTATTTTTGGTCTGTTTCTGGTTACGGCAATAGGTATGGATTATGCAATCTATGTTTCTGTTAAACAGATGGCAGTAGCCGAACGTCTGGCCGGTGTATTGCTGGCTGCGACAACAACAATGATTTCGTTTGCTATTCTTGGTTTCAGCGCAACTCCGGCTATTGCCAGTTTTGGTCGCAGTGTTGCTCTTGGGGTATTTTTTAGCTTGATACTGGCTCTGGCCTTGCTGCCTGGAGCCGATAACAGGGGGAGGTGTAATGAGTCAGTTTGA
- a CDS encoding NAD(P)/FAD-dependent oxidoreductase, protein MSQFDVVIIGAGPSGSIAGALLNKKGYRVCVLEKQVFPRFVIGESLLPHCMEFIAEAGMLEAVNAGVADGFQFKNGAAFSWGNRYTTIDFTDKFSPGPGTTFQVMRGRFDHILISEAQKQGVEVRFEHSVNGIEFEEDAAVLSVTDTQGVPYQIRTQFVLDASGYGRVLAKLLDLEQPSSLPERMAYFTHIDDNVTDPVFDRNKILICTHPDLRDVWFWFIPFSNNRTSIGVVGLPECLNNHGAEGAEAILQKFVSEVPMLKRILVNAQWHNDVPFRTLRNYSANVKSLYGKRFALLGNASEFLDPVFSSGVTIAMHSAKLATDVLHRQFSGETVNWQQDFADKLQIGINTFKTYVNGWYSTAFQDVIYAEKINPEIRRMISSILAGYAWDETNPYVINSERRLAVLAEICGQAKIC, encoded by the coding sequence ATGAGTCAGTTTGATGTGGTAATAATTGGTGCCGGTCCGTCCGGATCTATTGCCGGTGCTTTATTAAATAAAAAAGGTTATCGGGTTTGTGTACTTGAAAAACAAGTTTTTCCCCGGTTTGTGATTGGTGAAAGCCTGTTACCTCATTGCATGGAATTTATTGCAGAGGCCGGAATGCTAGAAGCAGTAAATGCAGGTGTTGCCGATGGTTTCCAGTTTAAAAATGGTGCGGCATTTAGCTGGGGTAATCGCTATACCACTATAGATTTTACCGATAAGTTTTCACCGGGTCCGGGTACTACCTTTCAGGTAATGCGGGGACGTTTTGATCATATTCTTATTAGTGAAGCACAGAAACAGGGCGTAGAAGTTCGTTTTGAGCACAGTGTTAACGGAATTGAGTTTGAGGAGGATGCTGCTGTTCTGTCAGTAACGGATACACAGGGAGTGCCTTACCAGATTCGGACGCAATTTGTGCTGGATGCCAGCGGATACGGACGGGTATTAGCAAAATTGCTTGATCTGGAACAGCCGTCTTCCTTGCCTGAACGCATGGCTTATTTTACTCATATTGATGATAATGTTACAGATCCGGTATTTGACCGTAACAAAATTCTGATATGTACCCATCCAGATTTACGTGATGTGTGGTTCTGGTTTATTCCGTTCAGTAACAATCGTACCTCTATTGGTGTGGTCGGCTTGCCGGAATGTCTGAACAATCATGGAGCAGAGGGTGCGGAGGCTATTTTACAAAAATTTGTCAGTGAAGTGCCAATGCTCAAACGCATTCTGGTCAATGCACAATGGCACAACGATGTACCATTCCGGACCTTACGCAATTATTCTGCTAACGTTAAAAGTCTGTATGGAAAACGCTTTGCTTTATTAGGAAATGCTTCAGAATTTCTTGATCCGGTTTTTTCATCCGGCGTAACGATTGCCATGCATTCGGCCAAACTGGCTACAGATGTGTTGCACCGGCAGTTTTCCGGAGAAACAGTAAACTGGCAGCAGGATTTTGCTGATAAATTACAGATAGGTATTAACACCTTTAAGACTTATGTCAATGGCTGGTATAGCACAGCTTTTCAGGATGTTATATATGCTGAAAAAATTAATCCTGAAATCAGACGCATGATAAGCTCTATTCTTGCCGGCTATGCATGGGATGAAACCAACCCTTATGTTATCAATTCAGAACGTCGTCTGGCTGTTCTGGCAGAAATTTGTGGTCAAGCCAAAATATGTTAA
- a CDS encoding beta-ketoacyl-ACP synthase, which yields MNKPVFLSRPAMVSALGYGVHEHISALLGEADSYLTRSDFWVNGKSYLFGSVQTALRPFPAGLNPDFCSRNNQLLWHALLQIEDDIQAAITEYGTDRVAVVLGTSTTGSDDNRAAIEYGFTRQDWANSGYNQTLQLMSSPADFVAEMYQLRNVRYGISTACTSGARALISAARLLRTGMCDAVICGGVDTLSALTINGFHALQVLSSGQCQPFTAMRDGINIGEAAAVFVMTRNPSRGLPLLGYGSSSDAYHMSSPRPDAEGARKVIQQALLKAQLPASAIGWVNLHGTGTTQNDAMEALAIHNELGEEVSCASTKALTGHTLGAAGALEAAFLWTVISRQINPDGKLPPHRAKTNLDPELAFIHLTQFQEAFNADNPRIALSTSFAFGGNNTALIMGSNNANPDL from the coding sequence ATGAATAAACCGGTTTTTCTAAGTCGTCCTGCTATGGTCAGTGCTCTCGGCTATGGTGTGCATGAGCATATAAGTGCTTTGCTGGGTGAAGCAGACAGCTATCTTACCCGTAGCGATTTCTGGGTAAACGGTAAATCATATTTATTCGGATCAGTCCAGACAGCATTAAGACCTTTTCCGGCCGGATTGAATCCGGATTTCTGTAGTCGTAATAATCAGTTGCTCTGGCACGCACTTTTACAGATTGAAGATGACATTCAGGCTGCCATTACTGAATATGGGACCGATCGGGTAGCAGTTGTACTCGGTACATCGACAACTGGCAGTGATGATAACAGGGCCGCTATTGAGTATGGTTTTACGCGGCAGGACTGGGCAAACAGTGGTTATAATCAGACCTTGCAGTTAATGTCTTCACCGGCAGATTTTGTGGCTGAGATGTATCAGTTGCGTAATGTCCGCTATGGTATATCAACTGCCTGTACTTCAGGAGCACGAGCACTCATAAGTGCGGCACGGTTATTGCGTACTGGTATGTGCGACGCTGTAATTTGTGGCGGAGTAGATACTCTTTCAGCGCTGACTATTAATGGTTTTCATGCATTACAGGTATTATCTTCCGGGCAATGTCAGCCATTTACCGCCATGCGTGATGGTATCAATATTGGTGAAGCAGCAGCTGTATTTGTAATGACCCGGAATCCGTCCAGAGGTCTGCCTCTATTAGGATATGGTTCAAGCAGTGATGCCTATCATATGTCCAGTCCGCGACCTGATGCAGAAGGAGCCAGAAAAGTAATTCAGCAGGCTTTACTTAAAGCACAGTTGCCGGCCAGTGCTATTGGCTGGGTTAATCTGCATGGTACTGGCACTACTCAGAATGATGCTATGGAAGCGCTGGCTATTCATAACGAATTGGGTGAGGAAGTATCCTGTGCTTCAACTAAAGCACTTACAGGTCATACACTTGGAGCAGCAGGTGCACTCGAAGCAGCTTTCTTATGGACAGTAATCAGTCGCCAAATTAATCCTGATGGTAAATTACCCCCGCATCGGGCAAAAACAAATCTTGATCCCGAATTAGCATTCATTCATCTGACACAATTTCAGGAAGCATTCAATGCTGATAATCCGCGCATCGCATTAAGTACTTCATTTGCCTTTGGTGGTAATAATACCGCACTGATTATGGGGAGCAATAATGCAAACCCCGATTTATGA
- a CDS encoding ApeP family dehydratase codes for MQTPIYDVASLLPHSGKMVLLDEIVNYDEHSLTAYAYVKPNQILVTGECLHSWAAMEIMAQGVAAWAGALAHDAGEPVRLGFLLGTRKLQLYFSALPVPVILQIKIHASLQDTNGFGVFDSQLWLCDEARNPNQLLAEAALNVYSPTENDLIHDE; via the coding sequence ATGCAAACCCCGATTTATGATGTGGCTTCCCTGTTGCCACATAGTGGCAAAATGGTGTTACTGGATGAAATCGTAAATTATGATGAACATAGCTTAACAGCCTATGCATACGTAAAACCAAATCAGATCCTGGTTACGGGAGAATGTCTTCATTCATGGGCAGCAATGGAAATCATGGCTCAGGGCGTAGCGGCATGGGCTGGCGCATTAGCCCATGACGCCGGTGAACCGGTACGTCTGGGATTTTTGCTGGGAACAAGAAAGCTTCAGCTTTATTTTTCAGCATTACCAGTACCCGTTATCTTGCAGATTAAAATTCATGCTTCTTTACAGGATACAAACGGCTTTGGCGTTTTTGACAGCCAGTTATGGCTGTGTGATGAAGCCAGAAATCCGAATCAGTTACTGGCGGAAGCAGCACTTAATGTATACAGTCCTACTGAAAATGATCTAATACATGATGAATAA
- the fabG gene encoding 3-oxoacyl-ACP reductase FabG: protein MNNDKTILVTGSARGIGRAIALTLAQAGWDIVLHCRSRRADAEKVAAEIAAFGSHSRILTFDISDRQACQEVLLNDIEQHGAYYGVVLNAGITRDNAFPALSNDDWDQVLDTNLDGFFNVLHPLMMPMIRRRKAGRIVCVASVSGIIGNRGQVNYSASKAGMIGAAKALAVELARRKITVNCVAPGLIETEMIDEHVPVAEILKAIPMNRMGRAEEVAHAVAFLVSEQAAYITRQVLAVNGGLC, encoded by the coding sequence ATGAATAATGATAAAACCATTCTGGTTACCGGTTCCGCGCGCGGAATCGGCAGAGCAATCGCACTGACGCTGGCTCAGGCTGGCTGGGATATTGTGCTGCATTGTCGCAGCCGGCGTGCTGATGCTGAAAAAGTAGCTGCTGAAATAGCGGCATTTGGCTCTCACAGCCGCATACTGACTTTTGATATCAGTGACCGGCAAGCCTGTCAGGAAGTTTTACTAAATGATATAGAACAGCATGGTGCTTATTATGGTGTAGTACTGAATGCTGGTATTACCCGTGATAACGCTTTTCCGGCATTAAGTAACGATGACTGGGATCAGGTGCTGGATACCAATCTGGATGGTTTTTTCAATGTACTGCATCCGCTGATGATGCCTATGATACGCCGGCGGAAAGCCGGGCGTATTGTTTGCGTTGCTTCTGTTTCCGGAATAATAGGTAATCGGGGACAGGTAAATTACAGTGCATCCAAAGCCGGTATGATTGGGGCAGCCAAGGCACTGGCAGTTGAGCTGGCCAGACGCAAAATTACTGTTAATTGTGTAGCGCCCGGGCTGATCGAAACAGAAATGATTGATGAACATGTACCTGTTGCTGAGATTCTGAAGGCTATACCTATGAATCGTATGGGACGGGCTGAGGAAGTAGCCCATGCAGTAGCTTTTCTGGTATCAGAGCAGGCTGCTTACATTACCCGGCAGGTGCTGGCTGTAAACGGAGGTTTATGTTGA
- a CDS encoding beta-ketoacyl-ACP synthase, translating into MLRRVVITGMSGVSALGNDWSTVKSGLLAYKNKVVRMESWDRYQDLNTRLAAPVTDYSPPAHWTRKQLRSMGKVAQMCTQAAENALADAGLLGDESIKDGRMGVACGSSTGSPQDIRDISELVLNGSSANFNANTYVRIMPHTTAANLSIFFGLTGRVIPTSSACASGNQAIGYAYEAIKSGKIDMMLAGGGEELCVSEAFVFDSLYATSLRNENPELSPSPYDADRDGLVIGEGAGILVLEEYEMAKARGARIYAEVVGFACTSDGSHITRPERTTMRRCMQMALEDAHLPPAEVGYINGHGTATEQGDIAETLATADVFGYVPISSQKSYLGHTLGACGALESWFSIHMMNEGWFAPTLNLNQIDSRCGELDYIVNKARKIDTEFVMNNNFAFGGVNSSLIFKRMS; encoded by the coding sequence ATGTTGAGACGTGTTGTGATTACAGGCATGAGCGGTGTCAGCGCGCTGGGAAATGACTGGTCTACAGTTAAAAGCGGTTTGCTGGCTTATAAAAATAAAGTAGTCCGTATGGAAAGCTGGGATCGGTATCAGGATTTAAATACCAGACTGGCTGCGCCGGTGACAGACTATTCTCCTCCTGCACACTGGACGCGCAAACAACTGCGCAGTATGGGAAAAGTAGCCCAGATGTGTACACAGGCTGCTGAAAATGCACTGGCAGATGCAGGACTGCTCGGAGATGAGTCTATTAAGGACGGGCGGATGGGTGTAGCATGTGGTTCGTCTACAGGCAGTCCGCAGGATATTCGCGACATCAGCGAACTTGTTCTTAATGGCAGCTCTGCAAATTTTAATGCCAATACCTACGTACGTATAATGCCGCATACTACGGCTGCTAATCTGTCAATTTTCTTTGGTCTGACCGGAAGGGTAATTCCTACATCCAGTGCCTGTGCTTCAGGTAATCAGGCAATTGGTTATGCTTATGAAGCAATTAAATCTGGCAAAATTGATATGATGCTAGCCGGAGGTGGTGAGGAATTATGTGTTTCTGAAGCTTTCGTGTTTGATTCGTTATATGCAACAAGCTTGCGTAATGAGAATCCGGAGCTATCACCAAGTCCTTATGATGCTGATCGTGATGGTCTGGTTATTGGTGAAGGTGCAGGTATTCTTGTACTGGAAGAGTACGAAATGGCTAAAGCACGCGGAGCCAGAATTTATGCTGAAGTTGTGGGATTTGCCTGTACTAGTGATGGCTCGCACATCACCCGACCGGAACGTACGACAATGCGCCGTTGTATGCAGATGGCACTTGAAGATGCGCATCTGCCGCCTGCTGAGGTTGGTTATATTAATGGTCACGGTACAGCAACTGAACAGGGAGATATTGCGGAAACTCTTGCTACGGCGGATGTATTCGGATATGTGCCGATCAGTTCGCAAAAAAGTTATCTTGGACATACTCTTGGCGCCTGCGGTGCACTGGAATCATGGTTTTCAATTCACATGATGAATGAAGGCTGGTTTGCACCAACTTTGAATCTTAATCAGATTGATAGCCGGTGCGGTGAGCTGGATTATATTGTCAACAAAGCCCGCAAAATTGATACAGAGTTTGTTATGAATAATAATTTTGCTTTCGGAGGGGTAAATTCATCTCTGATATTTAAACGGATGAGCTAA
- a CDS encoding 4'-phosphopantetheinyl transferase family protein, which produces MMNQDCLILLASSEVSGQYSNLKLDQADKQRLQKNPHLAQRTDWQSSRFLKQQLSAFYKRLSLTHKKGFAGLIACSSIQHIPGIDMEYAQERDFISLAKLCCTDNEQKWLSEQQNLSCSFYQLWTLKEALIKVRHGQLSDMHQYNLIPDGYDGIYIPALDNPVQAYSCIVDNCWHISVVYPAVCSASPLNCTYGFGHWHNYKFNWHQWPVSSSV; this is translated from the coding sequence ATGATGAATCAAGATTGTCTGATTTTGCTTGCATCATCCGAAGTCTCCGGACAATATAGTAACCTGAAACTGGATCAGGCAGACAAACAGCGTTTACAGAAAAATCCGCATTTAGCTCAGCGTACCGACTGGCAAAGCAGCCGGTTTTTGAAACAGCAACTTTCAGCTTTCTATAAACGGCTTTCTCTAACACATAAGAAAGGTTTTGCCGGTTTAATCGCCTGTTCTTCAATACAGCATATTCCAGGTATTGATATGGAGTATGCACAGGAACGTGATTTTATATCACTGGCAAAGCTCTGCTGTACAGATAACGAACAGAAATGGCTATCTGAACAGCAGAATCTATCTTGCTCTTTCTACCAGTTATGGACGCTTAAAGAAGCATTGATTAAAGTCAGACATGGTCAGTTATCTGATATGCACCAATATAATTTAATACCTGACGGATATGATGGAATTTATATTCCGGCATTGGATAATCCGGTTCAGGCATACAGCTGTATTGTCGATAATTGCTGGCATATCAGTGTAGTCTATCCTGCTGTCTGCTCTGCATCCCCGTTAAATTGTACTTATGGATTTGGTCACTGGCATAACTACAAATTTAACTGGCATCAATGGCCCGTTAGCTCATCCGTTTAA